A section of the Ochotona princeps isolate mOchPri1 chromosome 19, mOchPri1.hap1, whole genome shotgun sequence genome encodes:
- the LOC101521963 gene encoding olfactory receptor 2G6: protein MEAANGSSEKGFLLLGFSDQPWLEGCLFIIILHFYILNLLGNAAIILVSCVDARLHTPMYFFLSNLSCVDICFTTSVAPQLLVTMKKKVKRVSYGGCVTQLYVAMGLGSCECILLAVMAFDRYAAVCRPLHYTTIMHPRLCVALASSAWLSGLVTSLIQCSLTVQLPLCGHRQLDHIFCEVPVLIKLACVDTTFNEAELFVASVVFLVIPVSLILVSYGFIARAVLRIKSAAGRRKAFGTCSSHLLVVVIFYGTIIFMYLQPARSSSKDQGKFVSLFYTIVTPLLNPIIYTLRNKDVKGALRAVVRGQAFRSGKL, encoded by the coding sequence ATGGAGGCAGCCAACGGCAGCTCCGAGAAGGGCTTCTTGCTGCTGGGCTTCTCAGATCAGCCCTGGCTCGAAGGATGCCTTTTCATCATCATTTTGCACTTTTACATCTTGAACCTTCTGGGCAATGCGGCCATCATCCTGGTGTCCTGTGTGGACGCCAGACTCCACACGCCGATGTATTTCTTCCTCAGCAACCTGTCCTGTGTGGACATCTGCTTCACCACCAGCGTGGCCCCCCAGCTGCTGGTCACGATGAAGAAGAAAGTCAAGCGCGTGAGTTACGGCGGGTGTGTGACCCAGCTCTACGTGGCTATGGGGTTGGGGTCCTGTGAGTGCATTCTGCTGGCAGTCATGGCGTTTGACCGCTATGCTGCAGTCTGCCGGCCACTGCACTACACCACCATCATGCACCCGAGGCTCTGCGTGGCCCTGGCCAGCTCAGCGTGGCTCAGCGGCCTCGTCACCTCCCTCATCCAGTGCTCCCTCACCGTGCAGCTGCCCCTCTGCGGTCATCGCCAGCTGGACCACATCTTCTGTGAGGTGCCGGTGCTCATCAAGCTGGCCTGCGTGGACACCACATTCAACGAGGCAGAGCTCTTCGTGGCCAGCGTGGTGTTCCTGGTCATCCCTGTGTcgctcatcctggtctcctatggcTTCATAGCCCGGGCCGTGCTTAGGATCAAGTCGGCTGCCGGGCGCAGGAAGGCCTTCGGGACCtgctcctcccacctgctggtggtCGTCATTTTCTATGGGACCATCATCTTCATGTACCTGCAGCCAGCCAGAAGCAGCTCCAAGGACCAGGGGAAGTTTGTCTCCCTCTTCTACACCATCGTCACGCCACTGCTGAACCCCATCATCTACACTCTGAGGAACAAGGATGTGAAAGGGGCCCTGAGGGCCGTGGTCAGAGGACAGGCTTTCAGGTCAGGAAAGTTGTGA